CAGTAACACCACCAGTCTTctatagtttttttaaaaatttaaatttgattataagctcattttgtaaatataaattgtgttattataatgaattttaaattatattttcttttatgCTATAATATTTTCAAGCTAATAACTATTAAATTTGTAAACATATTAAAATTAGGTAgaaaatttttttaaaaaaaacatgaACCAATAAACGGTTAACCGAACCAAAAATATTATTTCAGAAAAATGAGCACAAACCGACATGCACACTCGTACTTTTCACTTTTTATTATCCTAACATGTTTTTAACCCGGAAATCCAGCATATCTAAACCAGGCATAAACGCAAACGCGTCGTCAGATTTTTCAACTTAATCTAGTAATCTACTTGGCCTATAAATATTTTAGGGGAGTAACCACAAtaacaatattttaaaatttaattagaaAATGGAGTCATTTTTAAACATTTTCCAAAAATACCTTATTTtaagtataattatttttaaaatataattttcagcCTTTAACATCCAGTTTTATCgacattttattttatatttttttgttaaataaatttgatttatgttgtataggttgattttatatttgaaatccaattcaaatctaaaattaactttgaagaaaataaaattgaAGTTGCAAATTTACATTGCAAAActtataaatcatatttttgaaaatgaaatttttaaaaattatgtttttgaaaattattttattcatatttttggAAAAACTATTGTCTAAAAGTTGTATTTTTTAGAAAACCTTTCGGTTTTTTCTTTCAATTATATTCGAACAACTTTAAATGACATTGTAACTTTTAAGAATTATAATCAAAATTTACACGAACATCAATTAAAAAAAGTTAATATATAATACCGAATTTTGTATACAGAATTGAGAATTCAACCGTAAATATCGTGATACTAGAGATCACTCTCAAATCGGGTTAATAATCTAGTGAGTCACTAAGTAGGGCTAGTATATCATTTATCATGTTGGTCACCGAACTCCAAGCGGTTTCAAACTGATCACTTAATTTTATGACcagaaaaatgaaattttaaaatttatcgcATGCGCTATCTATCTCAAAAGGTAAAGACTAACTCAACAATGTAACAGTTTTGTCTAAATAATATGTAtattgatagggaataaaataaactcTTATTACGTAATTAATATCACATTAATTGTATTAACATTGGCTTGACAGTTAAGCACATTAGAGGAGGCCCAAGACCCTTGATAGGGGCCAAAAATAGCCTAGGAATATAATTGGTGTTAAAATTAATTAGACCAGATACagtccaataacgaagcccaattagaaagggcccaaaaccctgaatattaattaattatgaaattaattaataagggataaatcagctgtcaagatgagtcccaatgaggatataaatccttgaaAATTAGCCCCCAAGGGACCTGATAGGATatggaatcagtttcctactttctaaaactccaaagtccattctaattctgagacttgcccaccaagtctcctaacccaagtctaattcaaggactcccaacatctatataaggggcctcaccccaaaaatcagaactacgtttttttgaTTTGATCTTTGGCAATCAGTAAGGTactaaggcagattgagtcacgaaacacaagagcagtcaaatcgagcctcgaagctcacgtttcttagtaataaatacagcaattattatactttagtttttgatccataatatttggcgccgtctgtgggacagcacaacaacaaccattgCGAGAACACGGATAACAAGCAGCatccttgaaggaggaacacccacggggacaacccaaacgatttcgtcaaccgtggaggtacctccgcattcaagCTCCGCATTCAAATAAGAGATTGAACGTGCTCTACTGGTTGAGTTTGAACTAGGAAGTTAAATGTATATAATGCTATCTCATAGATTCAATTGACTTGACAAATATGAGTTACCTTGTAAATCAattgtgaaaataatttttattaagcTGAGTGTGAGCCTGTAAAGAAGATCATTTTATTAAACCTATTTTTCTTCTTTTGAATTTTGTAACAATCTTCGCCACAAATATCACAAACGACAACGAGTGTTGATACATTATTCCCGTAGTATAacataaaatcatttttaaatgtATCAAttttttcataccccaaacttAGCTTCTTCATCAATGTCCTTGTACTATAGTATGTAAGAGGCAATGTATTATGCTTAGAAAGAACATCGAAAAGCAATGCAATAATTCACAGCATTTTGCCATATTCACAGCATTTTGCCATATTTTTGAAATGTAATAATTTACTAATAAGTGTCATCTTCACATACTTTTTTATATTACCGGGATAAATAGGAGCTCCAACATCAATAAAATCCTTGTAGACTTGAGAAGAACTTGAGTTTAGCGTTTCTTCATCAACATACTACTACCTTTTATTTTTCCATCCTTATTATTTGGCCCACTAATATCTCATAATAATGTATGTATATCAAAAGTTTTTTCAGTTTTCATAGTCCAATGACACTTCCTCCTTTGACTTCCTAATTTTTTTCATCATGTACCTCCCACACTTTATAAGTTTCCAAAAAACCATCCATAAGGAAATGATTTCTCACTCCATCAAACTTGAAAAAATTACCATTTTCACCTGTATTACATGGGCGCCTTATTTTTTCTCCCTTAATTCAATGTACACTAGCAAATTCAATAAATGCATCGACACATTTCCTATATTCATCATTTGATGATATAAATCGATTTTCTGAACATCGAGAAATCCAATCCCAATTAAGCATGGACGACATCTACATATACATAATTTTTGGTCTAATCAATTCACAAACATAAGATTATTACTCGTACAAAATTTTAGTACACGTAAAAAACTTATTATACATACAAATATACTCATCGTCAACCAATTTCACAGACACATTCATTACACACACAATTATAATACACACAAATACAAATATACTCATCAACTAATTACACGTAAACATTTATTACACAAACATACATAAGTTTATTACACACACAAATTTATTACACCTACACATAAATATATTACACATAAATACAAAGAAATTTACAATTACATGGACAAAATAAACTTACAATTCCAAATCTTCAGGTTCGTCAACAAATTTGATAATTCATAAAATACAAGATCTAcatacacacaaatatatatatataacaaatatatatatgtctgtcTGTGTGTAAATAGCTTAAAATTATACAAAAAATGACGTCAAGAAGTACTATGAGCAAAAATAACTGAAAAACCTCCAAAGCAACCCCATTGGTCACTTTCCGAACTTTCATGTGATTAAAATATTATATCTCACACCAATCAATCAAATAGGTTGGTTGAAAAATTTAATATGTCTAATTGCAATCATGTTTGGTCCTAAAGTTGGTCGCAATAGATAAATATTACAGACTGTTGCCTTAGTCGGTAAATTTGTCTGTGTAATTACCGACGAATGTGGTTGGTATAGAGTCAGATGATAAGTTAGATTAAAAAATAGAAATGATTGGCTGATATCGGCCGTATTGTATGAGTTCGATCGATATATGATGAATATGGTCATTGTTCGCATAAATCCCAAGAAAAGCCACAATCGGTCATGATTAAGTAGATCAGTCGTAATAGTTGGTCGGTATTGGTTATATCATGTCTTAAAAATTTGCCCGATAGTTTTAAAGCTATCAGgaaatttttttaatttcaaataaaaaatcaataattaaatccactgttcatcattttcaatccaaaaaaaattaaatcgCAGTTCATACCTACACCGAATAAAttaacataattaaaataaaaaactaacaaCATTCAACATTCTCTAATATGGTTGTAAGTCATCTTTAAATACTCGATCACCATCAATTGCTCTTCAAATTCCTCCATCGTGATCCCACACTTGTCCATCtcataaattagttgattttcgATCTTCTTCTCCTACATCTTTTGTTCAAGCTTCGATAAGTTTTCCTTCGCTTCGGTGAGTTACCAGACGACTTCCCTGTAGAAACGATCTTTCGCATCCATGCCTACATTTATAAAAAATACAAACAAAATATGTTAGATCATATATATACTCCATATTCATACATAAAGACATGCGCGCATAAACACACACACTTATAAccatcatcaatatatatatgtgtgtgtatgtaatATACCTCAAGATTAActtataaattttgaaaaaaaaatcaaaagatGATATAAACTATAAGTAAATAGAtcatatgcatgtatatataacCATAATCGGTCAAAAAACATAAATATTTCATTTTCTCATAACTGCAGAGAAAATTAGAGATCATCTTTTTCACCGGAGAAAAACCGACCAACACCCGATTGGTATACTGGTCGAAGTTAGCTGATGTGTAGAACAATTTAACGGTTATTCAACAAGGTTTGACTTTTACATTTATCGACCGAACAACATTCAATTTACTTGATCAGAATTTTGTTTGATCTAGACACCACACGAGCAAGAGTAAAAAATATTTGACAATCTTTGACCGTGGTCAGAATAAGCGGTCGGTAATACATATATACTGATCGCTGATATTTCTGCACGGTCATTTCTTGTCATTATTTTGAGTTGGTCGAAATAAGCTGGTCAAAAAAAGCCATATTTCTTGTATTGTGTGTTTCTTGTAGTGTGATATCTTCCCTAACTAGTACATATCACTTACTTTTTACTTTTTGATAGCTTCATTTCTCTCTCTCCCAATTCATAAGTAAAtttgattattaaaaaataaGTTAGGACGTAGGAAACGAGATATTGCTTGGAATGAGACAAGTTTTGTATCTTAGaggactatatatatatatatatattttatataaagttttagaaatttgttgaagttgctctttattataataaaatttgatTAGTAATTTTCTTGGAAGTTATAGGCAGGTGCTACACCAATGGACTATGAAAACTACATGAACACTTACCATTGTTAGACTGTAatataaattcatttttattaggCCTTCTAATTTTAACACTTTATAGTTTTAAAATGAGTTCTTTACTTAATATGGTATCAAACTTATAAAGGAGCTCACAAAGTTTGATTCAGTGTCAAATTTATCACTTATTtaatacaatatatatatatataaatatataaacttGCAAGAGGAAGGAACATAATTCTATGTTTGGAGAAAACAAATTTATAGAAGTTGATTAGAATGTGAGATTTAGGGGTTAGAGAATAAAATTagaatttttctaaaaaataatttCTTGTTGTTTCTTCATGGTTGTGAAAAAGGAAACTGTGGATTAGCTCCCGGATGTAGGTTACATGTGTGTAATGCTGGAGAGGTTGTGGCACTTTCTTAATGCTTTATATGTGACTTATACAATACCGTGGTTTCAAAATATATTATGTAATCTCTTAATTTAGTTGTTACAAATTTATTCTATTCATTGCGGAAACTAAAATTTGTAGCTATTATAAGTCATTAATCTGAAACTACATATCAACAACTACATGTATTATAAGTCATTTAGCCTTACTAAAATATATAACAAAATAACAAATATGAAGAATGAGTACATTGGTAAAAAAATGTTCATTCCTAGGATGCCTCCTAAATAAAATGTTGTGTATCATATCCACTATCTTGTCCATTATAATCGAAACAAAGTCGTTCTCCCTTTTTTATATTACGAAGAGCGACAAGATAAACATGACATTTACCACGAACATTGTACCTCACAGATTTGAggtttttcttctttcttccctcCCTGTATTTTTACAGCACTAGTCAATATTTTGGTATGGGTATCCATATTTTTTAGACAACGAAAAATATAGAATTAAAGGGTATGAACCACATAAATACTTACGCAGAATGGTTGTTAATGCCACTAATGAAGCGAGCTATATTTCCCCGCTTGTCCGGGCAAATAAAGAGACCATCTTCTTCTTCTGAGTCTCTGTAAGTAAGGAGGGTCATAAAGCTATCAAAATTCTCATCATCTCTCCGATTCCTGACAAAATCTACATCTCCTGTATACTCAGCAAGAAAAGTCATGGCTTTGATTGGACCATCTGCTTCAACTTTGTACCTGGAAATGCAAAAATGCATAATTAATATACATTCTATCTGTATAATTAATAACAAAACCCAATTAATCTATCAAATATGTTTTATACCCTTCCACTTCATCAAAAACAACTTTAAGAGGAGGACATTTTCCTCCTTTCATCATTGCTTTACATTTCTTTATTGTTATGTAATCTTCGGTAGATAGTTCCTAACCAAATAAGAAATATAACATTAAATACAATGTGCATTCAATTAAGATAAATTCGAAAAGAAAAGAACATTACTTAACAAAGGAAACGAGTTGTGCTcctataattaaaatttaaaatgtatATACCTGGATGTCATCTCCCTCATACTTGGATTGATTAGCAGATTTAGGAGCCATGTCATGTGAGTATGTCAGTTTATCACTAAATGCTACGTTCTTACTCTGCAGAGCAAAACGTAGAGAATCCATTTGTCTGTTCCTACTCTCAACATCATTTGCTGGAACGTACGGAAGAAATTTTGTAGATTTTTTTGGCAAACGTTTACGCCTTTTTTGAGGAACTAAAATATCAACAATATATAAGATAGCTATCAAAATATGAGGTCATGACAATAATTCATAATACAACTAAGTAATTTATAATACAACTATAAGtagaaaaaatattatgaatcatgtttatatttttaaatacatTTTAAATAAAGCTCAAGTAAGATATATGTCAATTATTTACATTTGtaaaaaaacaattttttttaatgtaTATGTGAAAAATTAGCACATCTTTAGTTGTACCTAGTTAGTTTAAATGATGTACACAACTTTGAGAAATAGGCCCCTACCTGCTACAAAGAAGTTAGGGGGATTTATGGTCTGTTTTTGCTTTTGACAATATTAGTACTAATAAAACAATATGCTATTGATAAAATGCAAAATTATGTCACATAATATGGAAATTagcaaaattaaaattaaaattaaaacacTTCATCTACTAAATAACAATAAAAATAGATTaacaacatatatatatgtacacaATTCCAAAAATGATCAATAActtgatttaaaaataataaaatcttACCTTCAGGTGAAATGTAGTTAGCTATAATCCCAAAATACCTCTTCCTTGATTTACTAGATCCATCTCTAGTTGATTCTGCAatataatcaaatcaaatttaaaaagaaatccaaattgtaaaattaaataaaaaaaatttcaGGACCACATTTTTCCTATTTACCTTACTTTGATTTTTAAAGTTACACAAGTTCTACAACCAGTGGATTATTAACAATTGTAACAATTGTAATCTCAAATCAACACTTAGGTCACAACAATTATTACTAACTTGTATTTCAGATCCGTGCCACTAAAACTTAGATATTAATTTTATTAGGACGCGCACAAACATACAATGTAATGAAGTAGAGTGACAGATACCTTCTGGGTGCTTACTGCGGCAACCATCACAATACCAGTTTTCAGGGGGAATTTCAAGAACAGCCGGTCTCAGACACTTCATATGAAACCCATTATCACAATCATCACATATCAATATTTGGTCCTCTTTGTCCCCAAATCCACATATCTTACATGTGAGCTCATTATAATAAATATGTGGAGCCACAACAACTATGGTTGCCTTCAGGAGATCTTCTATATATTTCTCTTTTGGGTGGACTGGGGGGCCGGAGATGTTGGGAAGATGGGGCCGAGAATGGACTGGTATATTAACTTGTTTTGTGGCCTGATATAAATCGGCCAGTGACCTAAACTTGTGCACACGCGGGACCTTCTTAGGTGGAAACTGTGGGAGGTGGTTGGGTTGAGAATGTGGGGGGTAGTTGGGTTGGGAAGCTATAGGTGTGTTGAATGAAGACATCTTCAGATCTGTTGTAAAATGTCTGAGCTTGTGTTTTGTAATTGGGGATTTTTGTAATTGAAGATGTTGATGGGGAGAGGGCTTGTGAAAAGGGATTTATAAATACAATACAGGGCAGAGTTTTCTAGGGGCTCTAGGGGCTGAGTTTTCTAGGAGCGAGTTTTCTAGGGTTTAGCGGTTATCAATATAGCCGTTACCAATATAGCCGTTATCAATATATATTTCAGTAATATATACattattttttttttcaacaTATATCATTGTAGTTTTAATAATAGTTCTACAATATTTTGTAATACTtgataatattaaatatattttgtcaattattattttaattgaattgTTATTCCAAAAAATGATATGTGTGAAGCAAATTTATCATTTATTCTATCATTTTTATTTCTTCCTTAAAGATCAAATTTAGCAATCTCAATACACAATATGCACACCCTCTATATATCATCATAAATTTACGTGTTTCAAAAAATTAACTATTTTCAagtaaataatatttaatttagtAGGTGAAGGTACGAGTTTTTTTCTCAAAAAGTCTTTTTTTTCAAGAGAGAAATGATGTAAAATTTAAACTCCAATTCACATTTAAATTACAAGATTACCAATAATAAAACAAAGTCAACAATTTTATTATTGAAAAATCAAAGGTAAATATTTAATTAAGTTATCAAAAGAATAAAATTATGAAAGTGAGCTTATTTACCAACTTCAATCCCCCAAATAAAAAGTGGTCACtgtattttttgaatttttttggaTTGTTTTAAGATATGTAAGTTCTTTATTCAAAAGTCTTAGAATTCTTAATTCCTTCATTTCATTGACAACTTGCATGCAATTTTTTTAGAAATACTTCATTGATCCATTGAGAAAACATTAAACTAAAATCAAATTCCGCTAAAAAAAAGTAAAATCGAGCTAGTAAGTGAGttaaagaaaagcaaaaaaattgGCCAATAAAAGTAGCATGAAAGAAATGTTGTTTGATCATAATATTGCAAGTAGCAATTAAACATGAATTTCTCCGTGGCACATTGTCCACTATTCCAGTGTACGTGTTACATTTCCTACACCACTTACCCCCATCATAGGAATGTGCTTTATAAGATGTATCTTTAATGATAATCTCATCCCATCATCTCCCCTTTATGATATAATGTACAAGATCAATAAAAATTGCTATGAATCAATatactacaagaaaaatgtccataGACATCGATTTTCGgcgatgtctatgttgttttgCAACAGAtattgatgtcggtgatgtctattgtAGACATCGGCCATACACCGATGTCTTTCAGCCCATTAGACATATATTTCCTTCAAAACAGTGATGTCTATCAATTTTTAGACTTCGATTTCAACACAGAGAAACTAATGTATATTGTACTTTTTGACATCATTTTTAACACAACAAAAGTGATGTATATTTTATTCTTTTATATAAGCTTTTTCACAGTAAAAATGATGTATATTGAATTATTAGACATCCATTTTGTTACAAGAAAATTGATGCATTAACAAAATTAAAAACCTTGGAGTCATAAAATATATGTCCATTGCACAATTTAGAAAATACATTCAACTAATTATCATTCAACCAATACATCTATCATCATCAGTACACTCTAGCGTAGGACATATAATACAAGTTGTAAGAAAACTAAGAATCCAAATTTTTAAGTTGGTACATCGTTTGGGACGAAACATGTGTAGCAGCTATGCAATATCCTCTGCCTTGTGTAGGAAGGATCCCAGTTCTGATAATAATTCAAAAAATCAACCAGCATCTCTATATTTGGTGTATCCCAACCTAAACCGTGGCCAGCGTCTATAAATGAAAACCACAAAACTTGGTACTATGTAACACCACATCAAAGGCATTTAAGATGTACATATTTTACACAATAGAATGACACAATATCCAAGTTTTAAAGAATATCTAAAAGCTTGTACCTGATACACTATaacaaatctggccatttacgacggtttttttgaactgaaatcgtcaTAATTGAGCCATTTATAAAGGAAAAATCGTcatttttggtcgagtagtaagttcgttttttTGTCACAAGATAAAATCGCGTCGCAAGTTAGGAAGTAGGGGCCCACATAATCAATACGACGAAAAATAACGTCGTAAGTTATgtacttacgacggaaaaaatgTCGGATATTACTTTATTGAACCCACTTTTAATAAGATAAAACATAATATTATGACAGAAAAATGCGTCGTAAGTTACAAATTTCTGACAGAAAAAACGTCATATTTTAGGAATTAGGGCCTATTTACGACGAAATATGTGAtgaacaaccgtcgtaagtttgtaTTTCCAGGTTTAAAAAAATCTAGCCGGATTCCGGGCACTTTCCGGCAACCCCAATTCAACAATTTGATAGATTTCTTCAACATCTAATTTTATTAATAGATAGATTTCTTCAAAAGGTGGACTAACGACTAGAGACTATGTTTAGTTTCCATTATTTCCTTCAATAGTAGTAGGTAAAAATCAACTAGTATAAATGACATGAAAAGTAAAAAGCCAGATTATATAGATACGACCatgatattaaaaataaaaaataaccaATTAACCAATATAAGAATGAATATGCATATTGAATATATACCACAAAGCGTACTGGAATATTCTTTTTATCTTGAATTACGGACTGTAATAAAATAATTGCTTCATCTAGCATCTGTACATCACTATAATGCAACTTTGTTAATAGACTTTGTGTGTTTCCTTTCTCCTCAGATTTCCTTATAATTGGGACAGCCTGCCTCTTCCTGATTTAAACATTCCAATCTATGTCAAACcaagaaagacaaagaaaagagcagtCAAGATGGTCAAGTCTGTCAAACTTCAATTCAAGTCAGTGACCAAACCCAAACCCattgtcaacaagggagatcaactcttcatttgtgacattaaagaattctcagacataaatctttatctggatgagctagaaaaagttagagttattgatgcttacaaacatcttccagaaagattagtctttaggtacaagggtggaagagagatgacttggccacttcacagaattctcaatgaaggttattctgttttggtgaagattttctcctcagtaaagaagaattttggatttaacattgttgccaagaaaatggtactgaacaaaattgaggagataatgaacaacagaagaaatccaAATGCACTACAAAGAGTATTAACCATTCCTTttactggagatagggtgcatttgaggccatattggataatggagttcaaggatgaaaaatacatcagaagattcttcaaatTTGAAGATCAACTAAAACAttctagcaatgaaactctcaaggagatACAAGAAAAGTTGGATCAGTCAAATGAGGATGAATTTGAATTCTACAGGCAACtccaacaccagattgaagaaaataatgtGAAATTGAGAAAGAAgttcagacaatcaaggaaataagctaaatttgctaaatctagaggagcaccttgaaaatgacctGTGAGATTTTCTACAAACCTTCTTCTCTGTGTTTATCAAAAAATTGCagcacttgttaattttatctactaGAAATCTGTCTGTATtcatagggtgttttgttattatcaagtttctcttaatttatggctacaattccagtagacataaattgggggagattgttagaaatatgtagTGCACTTGATGATAtgttgaacaaaacacttagtagatttaattcaGTGAATTTGTAACCTTCAtcggatgatcactttaacatccgttgaaagggtaacttatgttacaataagattagtagcacatttctgcagcctatttacaggttttagagaataaagaagcatttctattttcatgctaaactgaagttattcaaagatgttggatggagaaataaagtagcatgaaattagactagggacattttgtcttatttttttatctttttgtcatatatcttagtgatatataaaccaagtgtagcaagttaAATTGTATCCAAGTTattaa
This genomic window from Apium graveolens cultivar Ventura unplaced genomic scaffold, ASM990537v1 ctg2755, whole genome shotgun sequence contains:
- the LOC141700688 gene encoding putative Histone-lysine N-methyltransferase ATXR5 → MSSFNTPIASQPNYPPHSQPNHLPQFPPKKVPRVHKFRSLADLYQATKQVNIPVHSRPHLPNISGPPVHPKEKYIEDLLKATIVVVAPHIYYNELTCKICGFGDKEDQILICDDCDNGFHMKCLRPAVLEIPPENWYCDGCRSKHPEESTRDGSSKSRKRYFGIIANYISPEVPQKRRKRLPKKSTKFLPYVPANDVESRNRQMDSLRFALQSKNVAFSDKLTYSHDMAPKSANQSKYEGDDIQELSTEDYITIKKCKAMMKGGKCPPLKVVFDEVEGYKVEADGPIKAMTFLAEYTGDVDFVRNRRDDENFDSFMTLLTYRDSEEEDGLFICPDKRGNIARFISGINNHSAEGRKKKNLKSVRYNVRGKCHVYLVALRNIKKGERLCFDYNGQDSGYDTQHFI